The following proteins are encoded in a genomic region of Saccharopolyspora antimicrobica:
- a CDS encoding ABC transporter permease translates to MSPVWLVARREIRTRVRTRGFIIGTLAIIAIMGGYAALMAFIGNQASTTKIGVAPEAAAVGEPLRAAGEAYGQTFLISTVPVPAGEQQVRDGDLDALITGTPAEPRLVVKRAPDSSVEAALNAIVQQQAMNVELARSGVDPFAVRAAAESAQVAVTSLETDDPHRGQRIALAIASGIVLYMFLIMGGQMIAQGVVEEKSSRVVELLLSTIKPTQLLAGKVVGIGLTNLLQMVVIAGAALVAAGFGGVLTLPSAALTSTLLWALAWFVLGFFTYATILAAASSLVSRQEELQNVISPVIMLLVVPFIIGVSVLPSSPDSTLAAVLSLVPGFSPTLMPMRIALGVAAPWEIAVALALSIAAFALLLHLGGRIYSNAILRTGSRVKLREALRTT, encoded by the coding sequence ATGAGCCCCGTCTGGTTGGTCGCCCGCCGCGAGATCCGCACCCGGGTGCGCACCCGCGGCTTCATCATCGGCACCCTCGCCATCATCGCGATCATGGGCGGTTACGCCGCGCTGATGGCCTTCATCGGCAACCAGGCCAGCACCACGAAGATCGGTGTCGCGCCCGAGGCCGCCGCGGTCGGCGAGCCGCTGCGGGCGGCGGGCGAGGCCTACGGCCAGACCTTCCTGATCAGCACCGTGCCGGTGCCTGCGGGCGAGCAGCAGGTGCGCGACGGCGACCTGGACGCGCTGATCACCGGCACCCCGGCGGAACCGCGCCTGGTCGTCAAGCGGGCGCCGGACAGCTCCGTCGAGGCCGCGCTGAACGCGATCGTGCAGCAGCAGGCGATGAACGTCGAGCTCGCGCGCTCCGGCGTGGATCCGTTCGCGGTCCGCGCCGCGGCGGAGAGCGCGCAGGTCGCGGTGACCAGCCTGGAGACCGACGACCCGCACCGCGGGCAGCGGATCGCGCTGGCCATCGCCTCCGGGATCGTGCTCTACATGTTCCTCATCATGGGCGGGCAGATGATCGCGCAGGGCGTGGTGGAGGAGAAGTCCAGCCGCGTCGTCGAGCTGCTGCTGTCCACGATCAAGCCGACCCAGCTGCTGGCCGGGAAGGTGGTCGGCATCGGCCTGACGAACCTGCTCCAGATGGTGGTCATCGCCGGTGCGGCACTGGTCGCGGCGGGCTTCGGCGGGGTGCTCACGCTGCCGTCGGCGGCGCTGACGAGCACGCTGCTCTGGGCGCTGGCGTGGTTCGTGCTCGGCTTCTTCACCTACGCGACGATCCTCGCCGCGGCGTCCTCGCTGGTGTCCCGCCAGGAGGAGCTGCAGAACGTGATCAGCCCGGTGATCATGCTGCTGGTGGTGCCGTTCATCATCGGCGTCTCGGTGCTGCCGAGCTCGCCGGACAGCACGCTGGCGGCGGTCCTGTCGCTGGTGCCGGGCTTCTCCCCGACGCTGATGCCGATGCGGATCGCGCTCGGCGTGGCGGCGCCCTGGGAGATCGCGGTGGCGCTGGCGCTGAGCATCGCGGCCTTCGCCCTGCTCCTCCACCTCGGCGGTCGCATCTACTCCAACGCGATCCTCCGCACGGGCTCCCGCGTCAAGCTCCGCGAAGCCCTCCGCACCACCTGA
- a CDS encoding glycerol-3-phosphate dehydrogenase/oxidase — protein sequence MITTPLPAGSLRATSLNAARRATELAEVAEAEIDMLVVGGGVTGAGAALDAAARGLSVAMVEAEDLAWGTSRWSSKLVHGGLRYLAHGDVALAHESAVERNVLMTRTAPHLVRTMPQLIPLHSTVSRRSELVLTAGLHAGDALRRAARTPSDVLPPPRRIPSAEALALVPGLRAAGLRGGLLGYDGQLIDDARLVVALARTAAGFGARVLTHVRAQKLDSNGADVVDQRTGETLRIRARSVVNAAGVWAGELSPDIKLRPSRGSHLVIDAEAAGIAGTALVAPIPGASGRFLLLLPQADGRALLGLTDEPAPGPIPSVPEVPESDVDFLLAGIRDVLGQPLGREHVLGSFAGLRPLLEQARRKESSDLSRKHAVLTSPEGVVTVVGGKLTTYRKMAAEAVDAAVLAGGLSAGPSKTAAVALVGAAPRRHLTDVEAPARLIAKYGTEAARIAALADFDPDLAEPVAEGVSLTAAEVLWAVRHEGALDADDVLDRRSRVGLNPAERDIAQPFVTELVGRALEGVLN from the coding sequence ATGATCACCACGCCGTTGCCCGCCGGTTCGCTGCGCGCGACCTCGCTGAACGCCGCGCGCCGAGCTACCGAGCTGGCCGAAGTCGCCGAGGCCGAGATCGACATGCTGGTGGTCGGCGGCGGCGTCACCGGCGCCGGCGCCGCCCTCGACGCCGCCGCACGCGGTTTGTCCGTCGCGATGGTCGAGGCCGAGGACCTCGCCTGGGGAACTTCCCGCTGGTCCAGCAAGCTCGTGCACGGCGGCCTCCGCTACCTGGCGCACGGCGACGTGGCGCTGGCACACGAGAGCGCCGTCGAGCGCAACGTGCTGATGACCCGCACCGCGCCGCACCTGGTCCGCACGATGCCGCAGCTGATCCCCTTGCACAGCACCGTTTCCCGCCGTTCCGAGCTGGTGCTGACCGCGGGCCTGCACGCGGGTGACGCGCTGCGCCGCGCCGCGCGCACGCCGTCGGACGTGCTCCCGCCACCGCGCCGCATCCCCAGCGCGGAAGCGCTCGCCCTGGTCCCGGGCCTGCGCGCCGCCGGGCTGCGCGGCGGACTGCTCGGCTACGACGGCCAGCTGATCGATGACGCGCGGCTCGTCGTCGCGCTGGCACGCACCGCCGCGGGCTTCGGCGCGCGGGTGCTCACGCACGTGCGCGCGCAGAAGCTGGACAGCAACGGCGCCGATGTCGTGGACCAGCGCACCGGCGAGACGCTGCGCATCCGGGCGCGTTCGGTGGTCAACGCGGCCGGGGTCTGGGCCGGGGAGCTGTCGCCGGACATCAAGCTGCGGCCGTCGCGCGGATCGCACCTGGTGATCGACGCCGAGGCCGCGGGAATCGCCGGAACCGCCCTGGTCGCACCGATCCCGGGCGCCTCCGGCCGGTTCCTCCTGCTGCTGCCGCAGGCCGACGGCCGCGCGCTGCTCGGGCTGACCGACGAGCCGGCCCCCGGTCCCATCCCGTCGGTGCCCGAGGTGCCGGAGTCCGATGTGGACTTCCTGCTGGCGGGCATCCGCGACGTCCTCGGGCAGCCGCTCGGCCGCGAGCACGTGCTCGGCTCCTTCGCCGGGCTGCGTCCGCTGCTGGAGCAGGCGCGGCGCAAGGAATCGTCCGACCTGTCCCGCAAGCACGCCGTGCTGACCTCGCCGGAAGGCGTGGTGACGGTGGTCGGCGGGAAGCTCACCACCTACCGGAAGATGGCCGCCGAAGCCGTCGACGCGGCGGTGCTCGCCGGCGGTCTCTCCGCAGGGCCGTCCAAGACCGCCGCAGTCGCGCTGGTCGGCGCGGCGCCCCGCCGCCACCTGACCGACGTCGAAGCACCGGCGCGCCTGATCGCCAAGTACGGCACCGAAGCCGCGCGCATCGCCGCGCTGGCCGACTTCGACCCGGACCTCGCCGAACCCGTCGCGGAAGGCGTCTCGCTCACCGCCGCCGAAGTGCTGTGGGCGGTGCGGCACGAAGGCGCGCTCGACGCCGACGACGTCCTCGACCGGCGCAGCCGGGTCGGCCTGAACCCGGCGGAGCGAGACATCGCACAGCCCTTCGTCACCGAACTCGTCGGCCGCGCTCTGGAAGGTGTGCTGAACTGA
- a CDS encoding carbohydrate kinase family protein — MIVIGGEALVDLVPDPATGEGELGPLHPLLGGGPYNVAIALGRLGVPAAFYARVSTDQFGDKLVERLRASNVDAGLVQRGPEPTTLAVVGLGEDGSARYSFHTEGTATRFVTDQELPERTTALCLGTLGMVLEPGASVYEKVLFREAERGRFIALDPNIRADLIADPDAYRARFRTWLPSVGLLKVSDDDAEWLAGGGDVLEAARDWQREGPAAVVLTRGADGLTAVTAAGDVTVPGERVEVADTIGAGDTVQAALLAWLHRNGALSANAVRRLDREQWERALRFAAAAAAVTVSRAGAEPPWAGELTAD; from the coding sequence GTGATCGTCATCGGCGGTGAGGCCCTGGTCGACCTCGTCCCGGACCCGGCCACGGGTGAGGGCGAGCTCGGGCCGCTGCACCCGCTGCTGGGCGGCGGGCCGTACAACGTGGCGATCGCGCTGGGCAGGCTCGGCGTCCCGGCGGCGTTCTACGCCCGGGTGTCCACCGACCAGTTCGGCGACAAGCTGGTCGAGCGGCTGCGGGCCTCCAACGTGGACGCCGGGCTGGTGCAGCGCGGGCCGGAGCCGACGACGCTGGCCGTGGTCGGGCTGGGCGAGGACGGTTCGGCGCGCTACAGCTTCCACACCGAGGGCACCGCGACCCGGTTCGTCACCGACCAGGAGCTGCCCGAGCGCACCACCGCGCTCTGCCTGGGCACGCTCGGCATGGTGCTGGAGCCCGGCGCCTCGGTGTACGAGAAGGTGCTGTTCCGGGAGGCCGAGCGCGGTCGCTTCATCGCGCTGGACCCGAACATCCGCGCCGATCTGATCGCCGATCCCGACGCCTACCGCGCCCGGTTCCGCACCTGGCTGCCGTCGGTCGGGCTGCTGAAGGTCTCCGACGACGACGCCGAATGGCTCGCCGGTGGCGGGGACGTGCTCGAAGCGGCTCGCGACTGGCAGCGCGAGGGCCCGGCGGCGGTGGTGCTGACGCGCGGCGCGGACGGGCTCACCGCGGTGACCGCCGCCGGCGATGTCACCGTGCCGGGGGAGCGGGTCGAGGTGGCCGACACCATCGGCGCCGGCGACACCGTGCAGGCCGCGCTGCTGGCGTGGCTGCACCGCAACGGCGCGCTCTCGGCGAATGCCGTGCGACGGCTCGACCGCGAACAGTGGGAACGAGCTCTGCGATTTGCCGCTGCGGCGGCCGCCGTGACCGTCTCGCGCGCGGGCGCCGAGCCGCCGTGGGCCGGAGAGCTGACGGCCGATTGA
- a CDS encoding acyl-CoA dehydrogenase family protein, with protein sequence MSVQRLLPTPESTDLLALTREIARDELAGRAAGDEAAEKFPRDVFRLLGESGFLGLPYAEEHGGGAQPYEVYLQVLEELSSAWMTVGVGLSVHTMSCFPLAHFGTPEQRTRWLPDMLGGDLLGAYALSEPHAGSDAASLSTRATRQDDEYAITGAKAWITHGGVADFYTLMARTSDDGPRGISCFLVDGSTSGLSAGPPEHKMGLTGSPTTPLYFEDARIAADRLVGEEGDGLKIALSALDSGRLGIAACAVGLAQAALDLAVDYAKQRNQFGRPIIEFQGMEFLLADMAAAVQSARASYVDGARRRDAGLPFGQQASVAKLVATDAAMKVTTDAVQVLGGAGYTRDFPAERYMREAKVLQIFEGTNQIQRMLIARGLK encoded by the coding sequence ATGTCCGTCCAACGCCTGCTCCCCACCCCCGAATCCACCGACCTGCTCGCGCTGACCAGGGAGATCGCCCGCGATGAGCTCGCGGGGCGGGCTGCCGGTGACGAGGCCGCGGAGAAGTTCCCGCGCGATGTCTTCCGGCTGCTCGGCGAGTCCGGCTTCCTCGGCCTCCCCTACGCCGAGGAGCACGGCGGCGGCGCCCAGCCGTACGAGGTCTACCTCCAGGTCCTGGAGGAGCTGAGCAGCGCGTGGATGACCGTCGGCGTCGGCCTGTCGGTGCACACCATGAGCTGCTTCCCGCTGGCCCACTTCGGCACGCCCGAGCAGCGCACGCGCTGGCTGCCGGACATGCTCGGCGGCGACCTGCTCGGCGCGTACGCGCTGTCCGAACCGCACGCGGGCTCGGACGCGGCGTCGCTGAGCACGCGGGCCACGCGGCAGGACGACGAGTACGCGATCACCGGCGCCAAGGCGTGGATCACGCACGGCGGTGTCGCGGACTTCTACACGCTCATGGCCCGGACCTCCGACGACGGCCCGCGCGGCATCAGCTGCTTCCTGGTCGACGGCTCGACGTCGGGTCTGTCCGCGGGCCCGCCGGAGCACAAGATGGGCCTGACCGGCTCGCCCACCACGCCGCTGTACTTCGAGGACGCGCGGATCGCCGCGGACCGGCTCGTCGGTGAGGAGGGCGACGGCCTGAAGATCGCGCTGAGCGCCCTGGACTCCGGCCGGCTGGGCATCGCCGCCTGCGCGGTCGGGCTGGCCCAGGCGGCGCTGGACCTGGCGGTGGACTACGCCAAGCAGCGCAACCAGTTCGGGCGGCCGATCATCGAGTTCCAGGGCATGGAGTTCCTGCTCGCCGACATGGCGGCGGCGGTGCAGTCGGCGCGCGCGAGCTACGTCGACGGAGCCCGCCGCCGCGACGCGGGCCTGCCCTTCGGCCAGCAGGCGTCGGTGGCGAAGCTGGTGGCGACGGACGCGGCGATGAAGGTGACCACCGACGCGGTCCAGGTCCTCGGCGGCGCGGGCTACACCCGCGACTTCCCGGCGGAGCGCTACATGCGCGAGGCCAAGGTCCTCCAGATCTTCGAGGGCACCAACCAGATCCAGCGCATGCTCATCGCCCGCGGCCTGAAGTGA
- a CDS encoding GNAT family N-acetyltransferase, whose amino-acid sequence MRELRSAAEVGEVTDDLLVRWAAQALVADYPHAGGAAWQHRSAVVVHAPALNQNNRVVFSGSAEDCAELLAEVLPGLRGEKLRPLARTALAHRVSGRLGLEVLATFGWMQLATAPPTAPAPNVEWLTRDDEQAVESLLRKANPRSYLFPGDPGARRWAGIRGADGTVLSVGGDCWPAPGVRYLSGVATHPDHRGAGLSTAVCTFLTRELAREGAVALMADADNEPALKVYRRLGFRYHSISALAG is encoded by the coding sequence ATGCGAGAGCTCCGTTCCGCCGCCGAAGTCGGCGAGGTCACCGATGACCTGCTGGTCCGCTGGGCCGCGCAGGCGCTGGTCGCGGACTACCCGCACGCCGGCGGGGCCGCTTGGCAGCACCGCAGCGCGGTCGTGGTGCACGCGCCGGCGCTCAACCAGAACAACCGGGTGGTGTTCAGCGGATCGGCCGAGGACTGCGCCGAGCTGCTCGCGGAGGTGCTGCCGGGGCTGCGCGGCGAGAAGCTGCGCCCGCTCGCCCGGACCGCGCTGGCGCACCGGGTCTCCGGTCGGCTCGGCCTGGAGGTGCTGGCGACGTTCGGCTGGATGCAGCTGGCCACCGCCCCGCCGACCGCACCGGCGCCGAACGTCGAGTGGCTCACCCGCGATGACGAGCAGGCGGTGGAAAGCCTGCTGCGCAAGGCGAATCCGCGCTCGTACCTGTTCCCCGGCGACCCCGGGGCCCGCCGCTGGGCGGGCATCCGCGGGGCCGACGGGACGGTGCTGTCGGTGGGCGGCGACTGCTGGCCGGCGCCCGGCGTGCGCTACCTCTCCGGCGTCGCCACCCACCCCGACCACCGCGGCGCCGGGCTCTCCACGGCGGTCTGCACGTTCCTGACCAGGGAGCTCGCCCGCGAGGGCGCCGTGGCGCTGATGGCCGACGCGGACAACGAGCCCGCGCTCAAGGTGTACCGCAGGCTCGGTTTCCGCTACCACTCGATCAGCGCGCTGGCCGGATGA
- a CDS encoding TetR/AcrR family transcriptional regulator, whose translation MTSQCHSSLPRHSARSAPNRVGEAELLHAARECVLANGVRRTTLTEIARRAGVSRMTLYRRFPDVDSVVTALMTVEFGEILDMARAAERTGNVRQRLVSATVHGVRLLQTAPLLQRVVEADAELLLPYLVQRLGSTQLAAEGFLREYLVDGHADGSIRPGDPAVQARSLLLLVQSFVVTAGPATSDIDPDDLAAELTKLLDGALRP comes from the coding sequence ATGACGTCGCAATGTCACAGCAGCTTGCCGCGGCACAGCGCGCGGTCCGCCCCGAACCGGGTCGGCGAGGCCGAGCTGCTGCACGCGGCCCGCGAGTGCGTGCTCGCCAACGGCGTGCGGCGCACGACGCTGACCGAGATCGCCCGCCGGGCCGGCGTCAGCCGGATGACCCTGTACCGCCGGTTCCCCGACGTCGACAGCGTGGTCACCGCGCTGATGACCGTGGAGTTCGGCGAGATCCTGGACATGGCGCGCGCGGCGGAGCGGACCGGGAACGTCCGGCAGCGACTGGTCAGCGCCACCGTGCACGGCGTGCGGCTGCTGCAGACCGCGCCGCTGCTGCAGCGCGTCGTGGAAGCCGACGCCGAGCTGCTGCTCCCCTACCTGGTGCAACGGCTGGGCAGCACGCAGCTGGCCGCCGAGGGGTTCCTGCGCGAATACCTCGTCGACGGCCACGCGGACGGCTCCATCCGCCCCGGCGACCCGGCCGTCCAGGCCCGCTCGCTGCTGCTGCTCGTGCAGTCGTTCGTCGTCACCGCCGGTCCCGCGACCAGCGACATCGATCCCGACGACCTCGCCGCGGAGCTCACCAAGCTCCTCGACGGCGCCCTCCGCCCCTGA
- a CDS encoding citrate synthase, which produces MPDDVTAKRTVALRYDAGEHEMQVTQPTEGAPGVDLGKLLAQTGLVTLDPGFVNTAACLSDITYIDGDAGILRYRGYPIEELAAKSNFIEVSYLLIYGELPTQQQYDDFADRIQRHTLLHEDLKQFFDGFPRDAHPMPVLSSAVSALSTFYQDSLNPFDKDQVELSTVRLLAKLPTIAAYAYKKSVGQPFLYPDNSLGLVENFLRMTFGFPAEPYEVDPTLARALDLLFILHADHEQNCSTSTVRMVGSAETNLFASISAGINALFGPLHGGANSAVLEMLEGIQANGGDVDSFVNRVKNKEPGVRLMGFGHRVYKNYDPRAAIIKKTADEVLSKLGANDPLLDIAMKLEEKALADDYFIERKLYPNVDFYTGLIYKAMGFPTKYFTVLFALGRLPGWIAHWREMLEDPARKISRPRQVYTGSPERSYKSINER; this is translated from the coding sequence ATGCCCGACGACGTGACCGCCAAACGTACCGTCGCGCTGCGCTATGACGCCGGCGAGCACGAGATGCAGGTGACGCAGCCGACCGAGGGTGCGCCTGGCGTGGACCTCGGCAAGTTGTTGGCCCAGACCGGTTTGGTGACGTTGGATCCGGGCTTCGTCAACACGGCCGCCTGCCTTTCCGACATCACCTACATCGACGGGGACGCCGGTATCCTCCGCTACCGCGGCTACCCGATCGAGGAACTGGCCGCCAAGTCGAACTTCATCGAGGTCAGCTACCTGCTGATCTACGGCGAGCTGCCCACCCAGCAGCAGTACGACGACTTCGCCGACCGGATCCAGCGGCACACCCTGCTGCACGAAGACCTCAAGCAGTTCTTCGACGGCTTCCCGCGCGACGCGCACCCGATGCCGGTGCTGTCCTCCGCGGTGTCCGCGCTGTCCACCTTCTACCAGGACAGCCTCAACCCGTTCGACAAGGACCAGGTGGAGCTGTCCACCGTCCGGCTGCTGGCCAAGCTGCCCACTATCGCGGCCTACGCCTACAAGAAGTCGGTCGGCCAGCCCTTCCTCTACCCGGACAACTCGCTGGGCCTGGTGGAGAACTTCCTCCGGATGACCTTCGGCTTCCCGGCCGAGCCCTACGAGGTCGACCCGACGCTGGCCCGCGCCCTGGACCTGCTGTTCATCCTGCACGCCGACCACGAGCAGAACTGCTCCACCTCGACCGTCCGGATGGTCGGCTCGGCGGAGACCAACCTGTTCGCCAGCATCTCGGCGGGCATCAACGCCCTGTTCGGCCCGCTGCACGGCGGTGCGAACAGCGCGGTGCTGGAGATGCTCGAGGGCATCCAGGCCAACGGTGGCGACGTCGACTCGTTCGTCAACCGGGTCAAGAACAAGGAGCCCGGCGTCCGGCTGATGGGCTTCGGCCACCGGGTCTACAAGAACTACGACCCGCGCGCGGCGATCATCAAGAAGACCGCCGACGAGGTGCTCAGCAAGCTGGGTGCGAACGACCCGCTGCTGGACATCGCGATGAAGCTGGAGGAGAAGGCGCTCGCCGACGACTACTTCATCGAGCGCAAGCTCTACCCGAACGTCGACTTCTACACCGGCCTGATCTACAAGGCCATGGGCTTCCCGACGAAGTACTTCACCGTCCTGTTCGCGCTCGGCCGGCTGCCCGGCTGGATCGCGCACTGGCGGGAGATGCTGGAGGACCCGGCCCGCAAGATCAGCCGTCCGCGGCAGGTCTACACCGGCTCGCCGGAGCGCTCCTACAAGTCGATCAACGAGCGCTGA
- a CDS encoding FAD-binding oxidoreductase, with translation MSGLIEHTLRGTWTPSGGSAAPLSPRALRWLRQRIGLAETTTPAVPASLLEVPDSALPEAAREELAALLGEQHVLTDATARLGRAGGMSYTDLMRRRSAEELAVPDAVLLPGDPELVQAALEVCVRHDIAVVPFGGGTSVVGGVDALRGSKAAVVSLDLARLDRLVSLDPSSRIAVLQAGMRAVEAESLLAAQGFTLGHFPQSFERATIGGFAATRSAGQASSGYGRFEDMVTGVRLATPAGEWRLGVAPASAAGPDLRQLAVGSEGALGVITEVAVRVRPVPVHSRYEAFVVDGWQGGVDAVRALAQNRVLADVTRLSDVDETEVQFELAGAMKVKALQFLLRSKGIRQPCMLVLGWDAGSRAELARRREATLGVLRSTRAVRLGRAVGETWRSHRFSGPRQRDALLDRGVCVETLETATHWTGISELRSAVRNALVRSLRSGGKKPIVMCHISHAYETGASLYFTVLAPRSAQDPLGQWQQAKRAASDAIAGRGTISHHHAVGADHLPWLAEEIGGIGESVLAAAKQAVDPTGILNPGKLIRPAR, from the coding sequence GTGAGCGGGCTGATCGAACACACCCTGCGCGGCACCTGGACCCCTTCGGGGGGTTCCGCCGCGCCGTTGTCCCCCCGAGCTCTGCGCTGGCTGCGGCAGCGCATCGGACTCGCCGAGACCACCACGCCGGCCGTTCCCGCGTCGCTGCTGGAGGTCCCGGACAGCGCCCTGCCGGAGGCGGCTCGCGAGGAACTCGCAGCGCTGCTCGGCGAGCAGCACGTGCTGACCGATGCCACCGCGCGGCTGGGCCGAGCGGGCGGCATGTCCTACACGGACTTGATGCGCCGCCGCAGCGCCGAGGAGCTCGCGGTGCCCGACGCCGTGCTGCTCCCGGGCGATCCCGAGCTCGTACAGGCCGCGCTGGAGGTCTGCGTCCGGCACGACATCGCGGTGGTGCCGTTCGGCGGCGGCACGTCGGTCGTCGGCGGCGTCGACGCGCTGCGCGGGTCCAAGGCGGCTGTGGTGTCGCTGGACCTCGCCCGGCTGGACCGGCTGGTCTCGCTCGACCCGAGCTCGCGGATCGCCGTGCTGCAGGCCGGGATGCGCGCCGTGGAGGCCGAATCGCTGCTGGCCGCGCAGGGCTTCACCCTCGGGCACTTCCCGCAGTCCTTCGAGCGGGCCACCATCGGCGGCTTCGCCGCCACCCGGTCCGCCGGGCAGGCGTCCTCCGGCTACGGCCGCTTCGAGGACATGGTCACCGGAGTCCGGCTGGCCACCCCGGCCGGGGAGTGGCGGCTCGGCGTCGCCCCGGCGTCGGCGGCGGGGCCCGACCTGCGCCAGCTGGCGGTCGGCAGCGAGGGTGCGCTCGGCGTGATCACCGAGGTGGCGGTGCGGGTCCGGCCGGTGCCGGTGCACAGCCGCTACGAGGCCTTCGTGGTCGACGGCTGGCAGGGCGGGGTCGACGCGGTGCGGGCGCTCGCGCAGAACCGGGTGCTCGCCGACGTGACCCGGCTGTCCGATGTGGACGAAACCGAGGTGCAGTTCGAGCTGGCCGGGGCGATGAAGGTCAAGGCCCTGCAGTTCCTGCTGCGCAGCAAGGGGATCCGGCAGCCCTGCATGCTGGTGCTGGGCTGGGACGCGGGCTCGCGGGCGGAGCTCGCCCGGCGCCGCGAGGCGACCCTGGGAGTGCTGCGGAGCACGCGAGCGGTGCGGCTCGGCCGCGCCGTCGGCGAGACCTGGCGCTCGCACCGGTTCTCCGGCCCGCGCCAGCGCGATGCCCTGCTCGACCGCGGTGTGTGCGTGGAGACGCTGGAGACCGCGACGCACTGGACCGGGATCAGCGAGCTGCGCTCGGCGGTGCGCAACGCCCTCGTGCGCAGCCTGCGCTCCGGCGGCAAGAAGCCGATCGTGATGTGCCACATCTCGCACGCCTACGAAACCGGCGCGTCGCTGTACTTCACGGTGCTCGCGCCGCGCAGTGCGCAGGACCCGCTCGGTCAGTGGCAGCAGGCCAAGCGGGCGGCGTCGGACGCCATCGCCGGGCGGGGCACCATCAGCCACCACCACGCCGTCGGCGCCGACCACCTGCCGTGGCTGGCCGAGGAGATCGGTGGCATCGGCGAGTCGGTGCTGGCCGCGGCGAAGCAGGCCGTGGACCCGACCGGGATCCTCAACCCGGGCAAGCTCATCCGGCCAGCGCGCTGA
- a CDS encoding TetR/AcrR family transcriptional regulator, producing MTTSPSRRPANARRAELLDQLRDLFLAEGFAHFTLDDLVARLHCSKSTLYTLAGSKEQLAVRVVAHYFKCATQRVERQVEEVQDVREKVRVYLDAAAEALRPASREFIADMAANLSTRATYEANAHAAADRIRGFIGEGVRQGVFREVHAGFVGEMVGHAIAGIQRGEIGERTGLSDAAAFAALSQFLLGGLAAAPQNNEEEK from the coding sequence ATGACCACCTCCCCGAGCCGCCGGCCGGCCAACGCGCGCCGGGCCGAGTTGCTGGACCAGTTGCGCGACCTGTTCCTGGCCGAAGGATTCGCGCACTTCACGCTGGACGACCTGGTGGCGCGGCTGCACTGCTCGAAGTCGACGCTGTACACGCTGGCCGGCAGCAAGGAGCAGCTCGCGGTCCGCGTGGTCGCGCACTACTTCAAGTGCGCCACGCAGCGCGTCGAGCGGCAGGTCGAGGAGGTCCAGGACGTGCGGGAGAAGGTCCGGGTCTACCTGGACGCCGCGGCGGAGGCGCTGCGCCCGGCGTCCCGGGAGTTCATCGCCGACATGGCTGCCAACCTCTCCACCCGCGCCACCTACGAGGCCAACGCGCACGCCGCCGCCGACCGCATCCGCGGCTTCATCGGCGAGGGCGTGCGGCAGGGCGTGTTCCGGGAGGTGCACGCGGGGTTCGTCGGCGAGATGGTCGGCCACGCCATCGCGGGCATCCAGCGCGGCGAGATCGGCGAGCGGACCGGTCTCTCGGACGCGGCCGCGTTCGCCGCGCTCTCGCAGTTCCTGCTCGGCGGGCTGGCCGCCGCGCCGCAGAACAACGAGGAGGAGAAGTGA
- a CDS encoding ABC transporter ATP-binding protein → MTDRVLEIDRISKRYGRVTALQEMTFSVRAGEMFGFVGSNGAGKTTTMRIALGVLAADSGEVRWNGSPLDLTTRRRIGYMPEERGLYPKMKVAEQLAYLGELHGMSAADAQAAAARWTERLGLTGRRDEEVQKLSLGNQQRVQLAAALVHDPEVLILDEPFSGLDPVAVDVMSAVLREKCDSGVPVVFSSHQLDLVQRLCDRVGIVRSGRMVASGSVAELRDQVPVTLVVDAPDAAPGWAADVPGAQVVSVDGSRTTLQLDEDADDQAVLKAALTTGPVREFSRHRPSLTELFRNVVTEEAAE, encoded by the coding sequence GTGACTGATCGCGTGCTGGAGATCGACCGGATCTCCAAACGCTACGGACGTGTCACGGCGCTGCAGGAGATGACGTTCAGCGTCCGGGCCGGTGAGATGTTCGGCTTCGTCGGCAGCAACGGCGCCGGGAAGACGACCACGATGCGGATCGCGCTGGGCGTGCTGGCCGCCGATTCCGGCGAGGTCCGCTGGAACGGCTCACCGCTGGACCTCACCACCCGCCGCCGCATCGGCTACATGCCGGAGGAGCGCGGCCTGTACCCGAAGATGAAGGTCGCGGAGCAACTCGCCTACCTCGGCGAACTGCACGGCATGTCGGCCGCCGACGCGCAGGCGGCCGCGGCGCGCTGGACCGAGCGGCTGGGGCTCACCGGACGACGCGACGAAGAGGTGCAGAAGCTCAGCCTCGGCAACCAGCAGCGGGTGCAGCTGGCCGCCGCGCTGGTGCACGACCCGGAGGTGCTCATCCTCGACGAGCCGTTCTCCGGGCTGGACCCGGTCGCGGTCGACGTGATGAGCGCGGTGCTGCGGGAGAAGTGCGATTCCGGGGTGCCGGTGGTGTTCTCCAGCCACCAGCTCGACCTGGTGCAGCGGCTGTGCGACCGCGTCGGAATCGTCCGCAGTGGACGGATGGTGGCCTCCGGCTCGGTGGCCGAGCTGCGCGACCAGGTGCCGGTGACGCTCGTCGTCGACGCGCCCGACGCCGCGCCCGGCTGGGCCGCCGACGTGCCCGGCGCGCAGGTCGTGTCGGTCGACGGCAGTCGCACCACCCTCCAACTCGACGAGGACGCCGACGACCAGGCGGTGCTGAAGGCCGCGCTGACCACCGGGCCCGTGCGGGAGTTCTCCCGGCACCGGCCGAGCCTCACCGAGCTGTTCCGCAACGTCGTCACCGAGGAGGCCGCCGAATGA